From the genome of Fusarium oxysporum f. sp. lycopersici 4287 chromosome 3, whole genome shotgun sequence, one region includes:
- a CDS encoding hypothetical protein (At least one base has a quality score < 10): protein MEGCSSFGAPHFPEALLWKQWWPSGQLIQFDLREAKRSTSDNVYTQTGNLIDGYLHDYNIDSTRRRHYTSHEMSHANSWNGLNSDVERTTLFTVAEPEIFKESPGQGHPNLPSIQTTTHRKTNCYSDDPTFCDFTGRTPQGSRYIDPQPNKEEKSSPVRGTNSSSSFQHGNDRMKRMRKGNKASANKLYAKFAKRREERQGLESSMQNLEKIHRDLSNCVANLTFEVYELKMQLLHQSGCNCTLMQNYLIHESGRYIQALEAKSQQEASHWRL, encoded by the coding sequence ATGGAGGGCTGCTCAAGCTTTGGGGCACCTCACTTTCCAGAAGCCCTTTTATGGAAGCAATGGTGGCCGTCAGGCCAGCTGATACAGTTTGACTTGAGGGAGGCCAAGAGGAGCACGTCAGACAATGTTTATACGCAGACTGGCAATCTTATCGACGGCTATTTACATGACTACAACATTGATTCGACACGCCGTCGGCATTACACCAGCCATGAGATGAGTCATGCAAATTCGTGGAACGGCTTGAATTCTGATGTAGAACGTACAACCCTGTTTACGGTTGCTGAGCCTGAGATTTTCAAGGAATCACCTGGCCAGGGCCACCCGAACTTGCCCTCAATCCAAACGACAACACATCGAAAGACAAATTGTTACTCTGACGACCCGACATTTTGTGACTTTACTGGACGGACCCCTCAGGGTAGTAGATATATCGATCCCCAGCCAAATAAAGAGGAAAAGTCGTCCCCCGTTCGTGGCACAAATAGTAGTAGCAGTTTCCAACACGGGAATGATCGTATGAAGAGAATGCGGAAAGGAAACAAAGCATCAGCCAATAAGCTCTACGCCAAGTTCGCCAAGCGGAGGGAAGAACGGCAAGGGCTTGAGTCCAGCATGCAGAACCTGGAGAAGATCCACCGCGATCTTTCTAACTGTGTGGCCAACCTGACATTCGAGGTATATGAGCTTAAGATGCAACTTTTACATCAGTCAGGGTGTAATTGCACCCTCATGCAGAACTACCTCATTCACGAATCAGGTCGATATATTCAGGCACTAGAAGCAAAGTCACAACAAGAAGCCTCACATTGGCGGTTGTAG